One genomic window of Plasmodium malariae genome assembly, contig: PmUG01_00_10, whole genome shotgun sequence includes the following:
- the PmUG01_00026300 gene encoding STP1 protein encodes MFIFAYIRSKTASIQKENNKDEFRKKCLALNTHVISRIPRIQYIDQNRWKGALRTFYGNYHEVLTKYGGCPMILDEHDKELLVHFNNKKVQLYKNCRRKEHLSQFPTKKCNILESETFQGINTCLVSDIILREEKTPEKLNEVSKESESEYNARESAKPQNQDLSQGEESPKAEASPLEISPHQTETESSISRDGTTESEVTAPSQSVELKITTDNNYVDSKREESPRLQPSIPEDSGALPNPKIISTHTVSPNFGLISTDHSSHSTTTVRINKSVKKKKKGKKKTNELFENSNTIALGGKSEFLTHDNLEHPIYDDEEIIKKIKINELTKNVYLSKRKKDRSKTIIEVHMEVLEECRNEDWENNKEAFLKICLDEFTKKDYRTYPNLTYNDLITENIKSSNDIEKQNILWNKWVERHRYLFAKLKKEDWESFLDISINEWKTKKYSGNKQEITENTIEYINSDIENKRNNKFHTHIGKDGFRNEIEDWIGEDNLYASSIINNGTVEKSIDIAEKHIS; translated from the exons ATGTTTATCTTcg CTTATATTCGAAGTAAAACTGCATCTATACAAAAAGAGAATAACAAAGATGAGTTCAGGAAAAAATGTCTAGCACTGAATACTCATGTAATTAGTAGAATTCCTCGAATACAATATATTGATCAAAATAGATGGAAAGGAGCATTAAGGACTTTTTACGGTAATTACCATGAAGTACTAACCAAATATGGAGGATGCCCTATGATTTTAGATGAGCATGATAAAGAACTTTTA gttcattttaataataagaagGTTCAGTTATACAAAAATTGCCGAAGAAAAGAACATTTATCCCAATTTCcaacaaaaaaatgcaaCATACTCGAATCCGAAACATTTCAAGGAATTAATACATGCTTAGTGTCtgatataattttaagaGAAGAAAAGACACCTGAAAAACTAAATGAAGTTTCGAAAGAGTCAGAAAGTGAATATAACGCTCGAGAATCCGCTAAACCTCAAAATCAAGATCTATCTCAAGGAGAAGAATCTCCCAAAGCGGAAGCTTCACCTTTAGAGATATCTCCACATCAAACAGAAACTGAAAGTTCAATTAGCCGAGATGGAACTACAGAAAGTGAAGTTACAGCACCTTCACAGTCtgtagaattaaaaattactaCAGATAATAACTATGTAGATTCAAAAAGAGAAGAATCTCCTAGATTACAACCTTCAATTCCAGAAGATTCAGGAGCACTTCCTAATCCTAAAATTATTTCGACCCATACTGTTTCACCAAATTTTGGCCTAATTTCTACTGATCATTCTTCACACTCTACAACCACAG TGCGTATTAATAAGtctgttaaaaaaaaaaaaaaaggtaaaaaaaagacaaatgAACTTTTTGAGAATTCTAATACCATCGCATTGGGGGGAAAAAGTGAGTTTTTAACACATGATAATTTAGAACACCCAATAtatgatgatgaagaaatcataaaaaaaattaaaataaatgaacttacaaaaaatgtatacttatcaaaacgaaaaaaagacAGATCCAAAACCATAATAGAAGTACATATGGAAGTACTTGAAGAATGCAGAAATGAAGATTGGGAAAACAACAAAGAAGCattcttaaaaatttgtCTAGATGAGTTCACAAAAAAGGATTATAGAACCTATCctaatttaacatataatgaTCTAATaacagaaaatattaaaagtagcaatgatattgaaaaacaaaatattctaTGGAATAAATGGGTAGAAAGACATAGATATCTTTTtgcaaaattgaaaaaagaagactg GGAATCATTTTTGGATATATCCATAAATGAATGgaagacaaaaaaatattcaggTAACAAACAAGAAATTACAGAAAATACAATAGAATATATCAACAGtgatatagaaaataaaagaaataataaattccaTACTCATATAGGGAAGGACGGTTTCAGAAATGAGATAGAAGACTGGATAGGAGAAGATAACTTATATGCAAGTtctataattaataatggGACAGTCGAAAAATCCATTGATATAGCAGAAAAACACATTTCATAA